Genomic window (Primulina eburnea isolate SZY01 chromosome 8, ASM2296580v1, whole genome shotgun sequence):
ttttcatagatgacccaaataagagatgtatctcacaaaatacgacccgtagagaccgtctcacataaatttttgtcaaataaTATATACGAAAAAGATTTAATTCTaaatttgaataatttattcaaaataaaataaattgatttaattaattaatgagtgGAATTGAAATTGTAAAAATCGCCGGCTGAGTCCAATCTTCATTTTGGACAAACGTTTACCGTTCAACGCTCCATACATACAAATAGTCTCACACACAAAAACACGCACAAGAACTTGGAATTCTCCATCTCCAAATCCCATTCCCCAATCCCTCCATCGATAATAATCAATCTACATTTGTTTCCGAATCATACAAAAACCTCGTACACATCTGTATTCCATCCCATTTTCGTGGATTTGTATACAGATTGTTATTTTTGTGTAGATTGATATCTACATGTGTTGGTGTCCGTTTACCATGTACGCAGTCTCTCTCTGATCGGTTCTATCGTTTGCTCGATATGCCCTAGATCCCATTTATACatactttaattatatatatacatacagaCGTATACATATAGACAGATCGTTTGGTCTTCGAGGTTGTGCTGCCTGCCAGATCTCTGTCTCAGCTCTGTTAGTGGTCAATCAATCCAGGTATTGCTCATTGAATTCGGCATGAAAAACCGTGTTTAGAGATGGGTACGTGTTTATGTCTATGCGCGAGCGTATTTTACGGTGTGGGTTACTGGTTGTcttgttgttgttattgatttTTGGTgggaaggggggggggggtgttCATTTAATGCTTCTGCGGATGATACATTTATGCGCGTCTACGTGTTTATGTCGTGTTTTTCGTGTTTGTATGCGTATGCCGTTTGGGCGTTTAGGGAGCTTGAATGTATAAGTGTAAAGTTTGTTTTGTTGGATAAATCTATTGCAGTGTTTGTCGTGCGTATGCATGGACTTGGGTTgttatttcaagaggtctgcgATTTTTGGATTTGATTcagttcctttttttttttttactttttggTTAACCTTTTTTCCTCGAACTTTCTTTTTTTATTAGTAATTTTCAGGGTTTTCATAATTGGGGCGGCTTAGGAAATTAAATCTTCCATTTTTTAGTATTATTCTGCACTTTGATTAAATTTGCAGTGATCCCGACCGGTTTCTAAGGTTGGGGTCTTTTTCTCATGCTGATGATTTGGGACATATTCTGATCTGTCGCTCATAATGATTGGAAAGTCTGGGGAACATTTTTGTTTTGCTAAAATATGATATCCAAAGACTTCAACTTAATGATCGGGtgtctttctttttcttttccttttgttATTTCGTTGCATATTCAAACtgcaattttttgtttttaagtaAAATTAGAAACTTTTTGGATAATTGACTTCTATTTTCTTTTCATCACCAAGATGGATCAACGCCAGACTTTGAGAGACTGATCACGTCTGCATTAAAGCTAATGAAATTATTTGATCTTCACACAACAGGATATTGTTTGAGTACATCTGTCTTCTCTGCAGCTTCAGATTCTTTCTGAACCCAGAGTTTCGGAGTTTGTTTTAGGAAGAGAAGAAAAGATTACACTGGTGCATTTTGGACTTTAGAGTGGAACAATATAAAATATTGTTGGGATTGACCTGTGATGCAACATTCCTAGATGAAGTCAGCTAAGGCATGGCGTCTAGGCATCAAAGGCATGCATCTATTGCCAGGGCCTCGCCAGCGCAGTCATTTGAAGAAACCAACATGGATTATTGTCCTGGTTTCTTTTGTCAGTTTTTTCTTAGTTTGTGCCTATATTTATCCACCTCGAAGTGCTGCAGCATGTTATATATTCTCATCCGATGGTTGCAAGGCATTAGAAAAATGGCTCCCACCTGCTCCTGCAAGAGAACTCACTGATGATGAAATAGCTTCACGTGTTGTAATTAGAGACATTCTTAACGTTCCGCTTACCGTATCACAGAATCCAAAAATAGCATTCATGTTCCTTACACCAGGGGCATTACCTTTTGAGAAGCTATGGGATAAATTTTTCCAGGTACTATATTTTTCATGCTAAAATACTGGTTTTTATTTATCATTTGCCGCATTTAAACTTTCGCTACTTAAGTTTTGTACAAATTGTGTCCTTTTGTAGTTATGCTAAGTTTAGATGTAACCATTTGCACGGTCCTGCTGGTGGGATGTGTCCATATTGAGCTGCATTGAGACTTTTCATTTTAAGTACACAAAACTCTGAAACCTGTTTAGATACATGGCATTTTTTATCATCTGCATTTGAATTTCTGAAAACAGCATAATGATTGAGTAGCTTATGTGTAGATGCATCCATTTGCTTAATTCATGCTAGTGTTTGCAATTATCCCTTTTTCTCTGGCAGTGATTCAAAACTGTAGCTAGATATGAACTGAATAAAGATATTTTGCACGGTTAGCTTCATCTATATAATGTTTGGTGAAAGCATGCCAAATGCATGCTTAAAAGTGGGATAATATGGTAGAGTGAAATCAACTCGATTATCTAGCTTTATCAGTGTTGTGCTGTTTCAAATCATGCCAATGATGTAGTCAAAAAGCTGAAAAATACTCATATAATATCTGTTAATTTTTCAGGAGAGGATAGCTCTCCTCACCTTAGGAGCACCACCATTGTTCCTTTAGCTTCAATTTTTAGCACATATCATGTCTTCCAAAATTTTATACAAGTAAAGGAAATAGAAATACCATAGTATTCTCCATTCACGAGGATATGAATAAGAATTTTTATTATCAACATGAACAATAGCAATAGGTTGTGACTTAGTCCTTTTTCTTACGTTCTCATCACtttgatatgtttttttttttcgaatttgAGTGTTAAAAATTAGTAAAACCAATCTCATGAAGTTGGTACAATCGTATTGAAGAATATTATGCATTAATAATAATGGAATACTTCTATGAAATGTTTGAAGAATGCACAGAAATGTCACATTGAGTGTAAGCCTTTGCAACCTGTCAAAGAAACTcatcattttatttttcatttactgTACCTGTTTTTATAATGAGGAAATTtatgaattatttaaaaaattcagtTAGAGATTTCATTCTACTCACTGAAATGTTTGAGCGATATCAATCCATATTTATATCCACTGAACAGattttgttttcaaaataaTGTTTCTTTGTCTATAGTAATGCCTTCCCCAAAATGGAATAAGTTTCTGTGAAGATATAAGAAGAATTGTTTTGGCGACTTTGGAAGCTAAATGCAACAGTGTCTAAAATTTGGAAGGTGATAGAACTAGAATTTGACACCATGACGTTTGGCAAAATGTTTTTAGCAGAGCATTAGTTGGCATGGATTCTTATTGCCTTCTAGACTTCTGAAATAGAAGGGCTCCACATGACTCAGGCTTCTTTGTCTTTATCTTTATCTTTCTTCTTTTTAACTGTTGAATCTTATTATGATTTTTGCTTATATAGAATACAAATTTTGGAAAGCGTGTTCTCTCGGTAAATAATGCCTTTAACTAATAAATTTTGGAAAGAGTTTTCTCTCGGTAAATAATTCCTTTAACTAATTTTTTGAGTCCCCGCTTACTCCTTCCCTTTTCTCCAGTATTGTAATTGATGATCTTGTGTTTTTCCCACAATCTTGTACGCGAATTCAGATGGAACCGCTCTTGTGCAGTACTTTTCGTGTATAGAacttgagcattataatgtgTCAATGAACAATTGATACAAAAAGGCGCGCAGAAGAATTTTTAAGCTTTTATACTGTTGTGTGAAAAAATAGTTTAAAACCATGAGTGCCAGTAACTCCCTGCATTCAGCTTTATTTCCAGATTTTTCATTGACAGGTTACCAACTCTAAACCATAGGGTTGAAATAGAGCTGTAAGGTCATTGCATTTTGATAGGTAGAGTATATTTTTATGTTACATATATAGTATATACCTTGACATTTAGTGGGATCAAAACAAATTGGGACCATACAAATATTGACTTTATTATTAAAAGTAAGGAGGTAAGGAGAGAGATTTCTCAAGTGCATCAAATTCGAAAAGGAATAACataattatgatattttgataggCAAGAAATCGTTTCTTGATTATTCTGTAGGTTAACTAAAAGTTTACGTGGCAAACCCTTCGTCCACAATATTGAAACCACTAAAATCTTGTGCAAACTGAAGAATCTGGTAAAATCTTTTAGTTGAATGATGAGCTTGTGAacattctttttattttatccCTGTGTTTTGCTGGTTTTATTCACACCATTTGATGATATGACAATTGTTATTATTCAATTTGgacaattttatttaaatttttcccCATTTCCGTTTATTGTCAGGGCCATGAAGGTAGATTCTCTGTATACGTGCACGCTTCCAAGGATAAACCTTTGCATTTTAGTCGTAATTTTATTAATCGGGAAATACGCAGTGGCGAGGTTTGTTTTCATTTCTTTACTCAGACATGTTCAATGAAATTGAAAAACTATACATGTTTTTGGATTGTGCTTGCATCAAGTTTCAAGCTTTACAAGTTAGAGTTATTTTAGTACAAGATTAAACATGAAAACATGTTTTTAGTTtcgattataattttaattatatctaGTTAATCAATAAAACACAAAGTCATAAACATACAAAATCTGTGGAAGTGGTAGAAACAAATGTTTGTTCATGCATGGTTTCACACATTCTAGGCTCCAAGTCTGTATTCAATGcttatttaacaatttaaagaATTTAAAGGTCGCTAAAAAGTTCAAAATCTCTTCTTAACATGTACAACACAATTCAATTCTTACTGAAATTTATGCTTTTGAAATATGGGTTTTAGATATGCTCCGAACATGTTATATTTTACagatttgaaaatattatcAATGTCACTTATTAGTGTTAGATTATTTGTGGTGGTCCTAGTGATTTTCAGTAACTTCTTTGTTACAGTTCTTACATTTGTAACTACAATAGCCCTTCTTCCCAAATCACTAGTTTAAATTATATGTCattattgaatttattgtttAATTTGCTCTCTTTTGCCAATTGgacaatatttttccttttttggAAACTGAGATTATATTACGGTTCATAAAATGACAATTATTTTCTCAAAAGTGCCCTTACATAAAAGCAATGAACTGATTAACTATCACTACATTTGAGGGCATGGTCTAAGGATCCACCCAAAGAACAAATCATTGACTTTTCTATCCTTATCTTAAACCTTTGTGCCCATTCAAAATTGCACTTTTGATGGAGATTCGTAAACCAGTCCTTTCGATTAATGGTTCATAATTGCAGGTAGAATGGGGAACAATTTCGATGGTTGATGCGGAAAGGCGGCTTATAGCAAATGCACTAAAAGATCAAGACAACCAGCACTTTGTATTACTTTCTGACAGGTTGTAAAATAATGTCTGTAAAAGTTTTCGTTGCAAACTTGTGACTAAAGTACAAAATTTTGTACTGATTGAGAATTTCTTGACTGCAGTTGCATACCCCTTCATGATTTTGATTATGTGTACAAGTATCTCATGCGAGCAAACATTAGCTTCATAGACAGGTAAATCAACTATTTCTGTTTTTGCTTTTTTAGCTTATCATATCAACATTTTACTCCAGCGAGGCATGTAGGATATGCTCGATAAATTTGTAGCTCAAGTAGCAACTACGTAACTGATAAGAACTGAAGCTTAACATTAGATTGAGCAGATAATGCTTTTCGCTTTTCAA
Coding sequences:
- the LOC140839697 gene encoding glycosyltransferase BC10-like; its protein translation is MKSAKAWRLGIKGMHLLPGPRQRSHLKKPTWIIVLVSFVSFFLVCAYIYPPRSAAACYIFSSDGCKALEKWLPPAPARELTDDEIASRVVIRDILNVPLTVSQNPKIAFMFLTPGALPFEKLWDKFFQGHEGRFSVYVHASKDKPLHFSRNFINREIRSGEVEWGTISMVDAERRLIANALKDQDNQHFVLLSDSCIPLHDFDYVYKYLMRANISFIDSFEDPGPHGNGRYIEHMLPEVEKKDFRKGAQWFTMKRQHAIIVMADRLYYTKFRDYCRPGMEGSRNCYSDEHYLPTFFSMLDPAGISNWSVTHVDWSEGKWHPKSYEAQDITIELMRNITSIADSVHVTSDEKKEVQIRPCVLHGDQQPCYLFARKFLPETLNNLMQLFPNYTSI